In Mercenaria mercenaria strain notata chromosome 13, MADL_Memer_1, whole genome shotgun sequence, a single window of DNA contains:
- the LOC123530282 gene encoding transmembrane protein 183-like, producing FEIFLYRYFYNATNILDDLRPESLDCIHGLQARTIKMLHYLYPPLDARTKTTVPFENEPHCLVGHRCLLTWHKKVKNVWSFYFKFRKGDNIDLSSNQRRGLKSRNFEKWHQDLFYNPDNNCSILEVTCPGFTSLPIVMGQILNGVYLNVSSGSMRYHRLKLVMDTNYRTTTKKNQMSMYELVLDPVLKVRIYPWWHPSFMETQSMFLLNET from the coding sequence tttgaaatttttctctacaGGTATTTCTATAACGCAACAAACATTCTAGATGATCTTCGACCAGAGTCGTTAGATTGCATTCATGGACTCCAAGCAAgaacaataaaaatgttacattacTTGTATCCTCCACTAGATGCACGCACCAAGACAACAGTACCATTTGAGAACGAGCCACATTGTCTAGTCGGACATCGTTGTTTACTAACTTGGCATAAGAAAGTGAAAAATGTTTGgagtttttatttcaagttcaGAAAGGGAGACAACATTGACTTAAGCAGCAATCAAAGACGAGGCCTAAAATCTCGGAACTTTGAGAAATGGCATCAGGATTTATTCTACAATCCAGATAATAACTGCTCCATATTGGAAGTCACGTGTCCTGGTTTCACTTCCTTACCAATTGTTATGGGACAGATATTGAACGGAGTTTATCTCAACGTCAGCTCTGGAAGCATGCGGTACCATAGACTGAAACTTGTTATGGATACGAATTACAGAACAACCACAAAAAAGAATCAGATGAGCATGTATGAACTTGTCCTTGACCCAGTTTTAAAGGTCAGGATATATCCCTGGTGGCATCCTAGCTTTATGGAAACACAGTCTATGTTTCTGCTCAATGAAACTTAA